A section of the Entelurus aequoreus isolate RoL-2023_Sb linkage group LG21, RoL_Eaeq_v1.1, whole genome shotgun sequence genome encodes:
- the tor4aa gene encoding torsin-4A, producing the protein MSDMDSSSSASHTEEEEESGGEEDEEMKIKDREGPAPSLSSLSSTVRAVIRIKQKYQALKKRRQEMALVLGGHGGLAGAPSRTSPKIFTFDATTASSHSSLSSRKKRKRKRRVLYPNRRRRRGPKGEHSPAEYCLYLLSAIVFLQVYNAIENLDDHVLRYDLEGLEKTLRREVFGQQGAVEGLLSHLKDYLSTYVHNKPLVLSLHGPVGVGKSHLGRLLAGHFRSVVGESLVLQYYVLHRCPQEAHAPQCARDLRALISAMVERAEEEEKIPLLVFDEAEHMHQDLLDALHGLVASKQPNQFLNAVYVFLSNLGHRDITKHVLHNVSAATASSRRRGDPLAELTPALRGSLAKRHALWTQADILPLGLLEKSHVMQCFLEEMTREGFYPDRPHVETLAGEVEYYPAAGGWEYSVTGCKQVVAKVNLL; encoded by the exons ATGAGCGACATGGACAGCAGCTCGTCAGCCTCCCAcacggaggaggaggaagagtcgGGGGGTGAGGAGGACGAAGAGATGAAGATCAAAGACCGCGAGGGTCCCGCCCCCAGTCTGTCCAGCTTGTCGTCCACAGTGCGGGCCGTCATCCGCATCAAGCAGAAGTACCAGGCCTTGAAGAAGCGGCGCCAGGAGATGGCGCTGGTCCTGGGGGGCCACGGGGGCCTGGCCGGGGCCCCGTCCCGCACCAGCCCCAAAATCTTCACCTTTGACGCCACGACGGCGTCCAGCCACTCGTCGCTGTCCTCGCgcaagaagaggaagaggaaaagGCGGGTGTTGTACCCCAACAGGAGGCGCCGGCGAGGGCCCAAAGGGGAGCACAGCCCGGCGGAGTATTGTCTCTACCTGCTCAGCGCCATCGTCTTCCTCCAG GTGTACAACGCCATCGAGAACCTGGACGACCACGTGCTGCGATACGACCTGGAGGGTCTGGAGAAGACCCTGAGGAGGGAGGTGTTTGGCCAGCAGGGTGCGGTGGAGGGTCTGCTGTCCCACCTGAAGGACTACCTGTCCACCTACGTGCACAACAAGCCGCTGGTGCTGTCCCTGCACGGGCCGGTGGGCGTGGGCAAGAGCCACCTGGGGCGCCTCCTGGCGGGACACTTCCGCTCGGTGGTGGGCGAGTCCCTGGTCCTGCAGTACTACGTGCTGCACCGCTGCCCCCAGGAGGCCCACGCCCCGCAGTGCGCCCGAGACCTGCGCGCCCTCATCTCCGCCATGGTGGAGCgggcggaggaggaggagaagatccCGCTGCTGGTGTTCGACGAGGCGGAGCACATGCACCAAGACCTCCTGGACGCGCTGCACGGCCTGGTGGCGTCCAAGCAGCCCAACCAGTTCCTCAACGCCGTCTACGTCTTCCTCAGCAACCTGGGCCACCGCGACATCACCAAGCACGTGCTGCACAACGTCTCCGCGGCCACCGCCTCCTCCCGTCGCCGCGGCGACCCGCTCGCCGAGCTGACGCCGGCGCTGCGGGGGTCTCTGGCCAAGCGCCACGCGCTGTGGACGCAGGCGGACATCCTGCCTCTGGGCCTCCTGGAGAAAAGTCACGTGATGCAGTGCTTCCTGGAAGAGATGACCCGCGAGGGCTTCTACCCCGACCGGCCCCACGTGGAGACGCTGGCCGGCGAGGTGGAGTACTATCCCGCCGCGGGGGGCTGGGAGTATTCCGTGACGGGCTGCAAGCAGGTGGTGGCCAAAGTCAACCTGCTGTGA
- the zgc:56235 gene encoding voltage-dependent anion-selective channel protein 2-like — protein MAVPPSYADLGKSAKDIFSKGYGFGLVKLDVKTKSQSGVEFNTSGSSNTDTGKAAGSLETKYKMKELGLSINQKWNTDNTLATEVTLEDQLTQGLKVALDTSFVPNTGKKSGKLKTAYKRDYVNLGCDVDFEGPIIHAAAVLGYEGWLAGYQMAFDTAKSKLAQNNFALGYKAGDFQLHTNVNDGTEFGGSIYQKVNGQLETAVNLAWTAGSNNTRFGIAAKYKVDSDTSLSAKVNNASLIGVGYTQSLRPGVKVTLSALIDGKNFNAGGHKVGMGFELEA, from the exons ATGGCTGTCCCACCTTCATACGCTGACCTGGGCAAGTCTGCCAAGGATATTTTCAGCAAAGGCTACG GCTTTGGACTCGTGAAGCTGGACGTGAAGACCAAATCACAAAGTGGAGTG GAGTTCAACACGTCAGGCTCCAGCAACACGGACACAGGCAAAGCGGCGGGCAGCCTGGAGACCAAATACAAGATGAAGGAGTTGGGCCTGAGCATCAACCAGAAGTGGAACACGGACAACACGCTGGCCACCGAGGTCACGCTGGAGGAccag CTGACTCAAGGACTGAAGGTGGCCTTGGACACATCTTTTGTTCCAAACACGGG caagaaAAGCGGCAAGCTGAAGACAGCATACAAGCGTGACTACGTCAACCTGGGCTGTGACGTGGACTTCGAGGGTCCCATCATCCACGCCGCCGCCGTGCTGGGCTACGAGGGCTGGCTGGCGGGATACCAGATGGCCTTTGACACCGCCAAGTCCAAGCTGGCTCAGAACAACTTTGCACTGGGCTACAAGGCCGGGGACTTCCAGCTGCACACCAACGt CAACGACGGCACAGAGTTCGGCGGCTCCATCTACCAGAAGGTGAACGGGCAGCTGGAGACGGCGGTCAATCTGGCGTGGACGGCCGGCAGCAACAACACTCGCTTCGGCATCGCCGCCAAGTACAAAGTGGACTCAGACACGTCTCTGTCG GCCAAAGTCAACAACGCCAGTCTGATCGGCGTGGGCTACACTCAGAGCCTGCGACCAG GCGTCAAAGTCACGCTGTCGGCGCTGATTGACGGCAAGAACTTCAACGCCGGCGGTCACAAAGTGGGAATGGGCTTTGAGCTGGAGGCGTGA